The Neomonachus schauinslandi chromosome 11, ASM220157v2, whole genome shotgun sequence genome contains a region encoding:
- the DDI1 gene encoding protein DDI1 homolog 1, producing MLVTVYCVRRDLSEATFSLQVSPDVELHDFRLLCELESGVPADETQLIFLERLLADDHCSLGSYGLRDGDVVVLLQKHSAGPRPPGRSASLRRTDCPGAAEPGTAGCRAPHAPHRAPRGPQPRGLASGEKRPCARGLDSPALIRSMLLSSPHDLSLLKERNQPLAEALLSGNLETFSQVLLRQQRERALREQERLRLFAADPCDLEAQAKIEEEIRQQNIEENMSMAMEEAPESFGQVTMLYINCKVNGHPLKAFVDSGAQMTIVSQACAERCNIIRLVDRRWAGIAKGVGTQRIVGRVHLAQIQIEGDFLQCSFSVLEEQPMDMLLGLDMLRRHQCSIDLKKNVLVIGTTGTQTHFLPEGELPLCAKLVCGAGQEDSPDKEVADTIKHSAKDLGRKKR from the coding sequence ATGCTGGTCACCGTGTACTGCGTGCGGAGGGACCTGTCCGAGGCCACCTTCTCCCTCCAGGTCAGCCCCGACGTCGAGCTGCACGACTTCCGCCTGCTCTGTGAGCTCGAGTCCGGCGTCCCCGCCGACGAGACCCAGCTCATCTTCCTGGAGCGGCTGCTGGCCGACGACCACTGCTCCCTGGGCTCCTACGGCCTCCGAGACGGCGACGTGGTGGTGCTGCTGCAGAAGCACAGCGCGGGGCCTCGGCCGCCCGGACGGAGCGCCAGCCTGCGGCGCACGGACTGCCCGGGGGCGGCCGAGCCGGGGACGGCGGGCTGCCGCGCGCCGCACGCGCCGCACCGGGCCCCGCGCGGCCCGCAGCCCCGCGGCCTGGCCTCCGGAGAGAAGAGGCCGTGCGCGCGAGGCCTGGACAGCCCGGCCCTGATCCGGAGCATGCTGCTGTCCAGCCCCCACGACCTGTCGCTGCTCAAGGAGCGCAACCAGCCCCTGGCCGaagccctgctcagcgggaacctcGAGACCTTCTCTCAGGTCCTCCTgcggcagcagagggagagggccctGCGAGAGCAGGAGCGGCTGCGTCTCTTCGCCGCCGACCCCTGTGATTTGGAAGCTCAGGccaaaatagaagaagaaatccGGCAGCAGAACATTGAGGAAAACATGAGCATGGCGATGGAAGAGGCTCCGGAGAGTTTCGGGCAGGTGACCATGCTCTACATCAACTGCAAAGTGAACGGACACCCTCTGAAGGCTTTCGTGGACTCCGGTGCCCAGATGACCATTGTGAGCCAAGCTTGTGCCGAGAGATGTAACATCATACGGCTGGTGGACCGCCGCTGGGCTGGCATCGCCAAAGGGGTGGGCACGCAGAGAATTGTTGGCCGGGTCCATCTAGCCCAGATTCAGATTGAAGGCGACTTCCTCCAGTGCTCGTTCTCTGTCCTGGAGGAGCAACCCATGGACATGCTTCTAGGACTAGACATGCTCAGGAGACACCAGTGTTCCATCGACCTGAAGAAAAACGTGCTGGTGATCGGCACCACGGGCACGCAGACTCACTTTCTTCCTGAGGGGGAGTTACCCCTGTGTGCCAAGCTGGTGTGCGGTGCCGGGCAAGAAGACTCTCCAGACAAGGAAGTAGCGGATACTATTAAGCATTCGGCCAAGGATTTAGGACGGAAAAAGCGTTGA